A genomic segment from Agrobacterium vitis encodes:
- a CDS encoding circularly permuted type 2 ATP-grasp protein: MDRLEKDPGAAFADGYRALPGAADEMLDRDGNIRPVWQNFVAAINGMDEEQLHERFARADRYLRDAGVFYRAYGSAGPTERAWPFSHIPVLIADAEWQVLARGLVQRAELLEQVVADIYSDNRLVQEGFIPPALIAANGEFLRPLVGVKPAGGHYLHFCSFEIGRGPDGAWWVLADRTQAPSGAGFALENRVATARAFSDIYAETHVHRLASFFGAFRDALQGHKQSPDDRIAVLSPGPANETYFEHAYIARYLGIMLLEGEDLTVVNGKVMVRTVAGLKPIGVLWRRLDAAFADPLELNQLSHIGTPGVVQALRNQAVTFVNALGSGILETRALMAFLPTICRHMLGEDLLLPSIATWWCGQKQERDHVARNIEKMVIGPAYSRQPFFDDNRQSVLGATLRETAQQSIASWLETDGAKLVGQEAVTLSTTPAMVDGRLQPRPMSLRVFAARTRDGWQIMPGGFGRIGSGSDVAAMAMQAGGSAADVWIVSEKPVERITLLPAEEQFTRNMPGSLPSRAADNLFWLGRYIERAEGALRILRAWNARFAETADPKQPLLAFVSEYLEALDINTDQGVPESLLGNINSAVYSASNIRDRFSPDGWLALNDLAKTARRFHEKIKPGDDASHAMTILLRKLAGFAGLVHENMYRFTGWRFLAIGRYLERGMHMTRLLGHMAGQDAPDGALDMLLEIGDNVMTHRRRYNVNTAHLTVTDLLALDPLNPRSILFQLNEIHNEVEQLPNAKVNGQMSRFLRETVRLHSSVAVMTPEMMTPEIYNHLEKELELLSDLLAQTYLG; this comes from the coding sequence ATGGACAGGCTGGAGAAGGACCCCGGAGCGGCATTTGCCGATGGCTACCGGGCCTTGCCCGGTGCTGCCGATGAAATGCTGGACCGGGATGGCAACATCCGTCCGGTCTGGCAGAATTTCGTCGCCGCCATCAACGGCATGGATGAAGAGCAATTACACGAGCGCTTTGCCCGTGCCGACCGCTATCTGCGCGATGCCGGGGTCTTCTACCGCGCCTATGGGTCTGCCGGTCCCACCGAGCGGGCCTGGCCGTTCTCCCATATTCCGGTGCTGATCGCCGATGCCGAATGGCAGGTTCTGGCGCGCGGGCTGGTGCAGCGGGCCGAATTGCTGGAACAGGTTGTCGCCGATATCTACAGCGATAACAGGCTGGTGCAGGAAGGCTTCATTCCGCCCGCACTGATTGCCGCCAATGGTGAATTTCTGCGGCCGCTGGTCGGGGTAAAGCCTGCGGGCGGCCATTACCTGCATTTCTGTTCCTTCGAGATCGGCCGCGGGCCAGATGGCGCCTGGTGGGTGCTGGCCGACCGCACGCAGGCCCCCTCCGGCGCCGGATTTGCGCTGGAAAACCGGGTAGCCACGGCGCGGGCATTTTCCGATATCTATGCCGAAACCCATGTCCACCGGCTTGCCTCGTTCTTCGGGGCATTTCGTGATGCGCTTCAAGGCCACAAGCAAAGCCCTGATGACCGGATCGCCGTGCTGTCCCCCGGCCCGGCCAATGAAACCTATTTCGAACATGCCTATATTGCCCGCTATCTCGGCATCATGCTGCTGGAGGGCGAGGATCTGACTGTGGTCAACGGCAAGGTGATGGTGCGCACCGTGGCCGGGCTGAAACCGATCGGGGTGCTGTGGCGCCGTCTGGATGCGGCCTTTGCCGATCCGCTGGAACTGAACCAGCTCAGCCATATCGGCACGCCGGGCGTGGTCCAGGCACTGCGCAATCAGGCAGTTACCTTCGTCAATGCGCTCGGTTCCGGCATTCTCGAAACCCGGGCCTTGATGGCTTTTCTGCCGACCATCTGTCGCCATATGCTTGGCGAGGACCTGTTGCTGCCCTCGATTGCCACCTGGTGGTGCGGGCAAAAACAGGAACGCGACCATGTGGCCCGCAATATCGAGAAAATGGTGATCGGCCCGGCCTATTCGCGCCAGCCGTTTTTCGATGACAACAGGCAATCGGTCCTGGGCGCAACCCTGCGGGAAACCGCCCAACAATCGATTGCCAGCTGGCTGGAAACCGACGGTGCCAAGCTGGTCGGCCAGGAAGCCGTGACGCTGTCGACCACTCCCGCCATGGTCGATGGCAGGCTACAGCCGAGACCGATGAGCCTGCGGGTATTTGCGGCCCGCACCAGGGACGGCTGGCAGATCATGCCGGGCGGGTTCGGGCGGATCGGCAGCGGCAGCGATGTGGCGGCGATGGCCATGCAGGCTGGCGGGTCTGCCGCCGATGTGTGGATCGTTTCCGAAAAGCCGGTCGAGCGGATCACGCTGCTGCCAGCCGAAGAACAATTTACCCGCAACATGCCGGGCAGCCTGCCCAGCCGCGCCGCCGACAACCTGTTCTGGCTTGGCCGCTATATCGAACGGGCCGAAGGCGCGCTTAGAATTCTGCGCGCCTGGAATGCCCGCTTTGCCGAAACAGCCGATCCCAAACAGCCGCTTCTGGCCTTTGTCAGCGAATATTTGGAAGCGCTGGACATCAATACCGACCAGGGCGTGCCGGAAAGCCTGCTCGGCAATATCAACAGCGCCGTCTATTCGGCCAGCAATATCCGCGACCGGTTCTCGCCGGATGGCTGGCTGGCGCTGAATGATCTCGCCAAGACCGCACGCCGCTTCCATGAAAAGATCAAGCCGGGCGACGACGCCTCGCATGCCATGACCATCCTGCTGCGCAAGCTGGCGGGTTTTGCCGGTCTGGTGCATGAAAACATGTATCGCTTCACCGGCTGGCGCTTCCTCGCCATCGGCCGCTATCTGGAGCGGGGCATGCACATGACCCGGTTGCTCGGCCATATGGCGGGGCAGGACGCACCAGACGGCGCGCTCGACATGCTGCTGGAGATCGGTGACAATGTCATGACCCATCGGCGGCGCTATAATGTCAACACCGCCCACCTGACCGTGACCGATCTTCTGGCGCTCGACCCGCTCAACCCGCGCTCCATCCTGTTCCAGCTCAACGAGATCCACAACGAAGTGGAGCAATTGCCCAATGCCAAGGTCAACGGCCAGATGTCGCGCTTCCTGCGGGAAACCGTGCGGCTGCATTCGAGCGTGGCGGTGATGACGCCGGAAATGATGACGCCTGAGATCTACAATCATCTGGAAAAAGAACTGGAATTGCTGTCTGATCTTCTGGCGCAAACCTATCTCGGATGA
- a CDS encoding transglutaminase family protein, which translates to MLYDLTLHMGYDYDVAAAGGRHILRIMPISLPERQRLIAGSISIEPQPDERTGFADFFAHPTTTFAYRSSHDKLDIRLQARIQVDSQPFTADFSPLPERLAVELFEYWSLEPASPHHFTGSSPRLPENPDIAAYARSVVKPGMTVRQIAEQLCARIHKDFKYDPKATTVDTTPKQAFALKKGVCQDFSHIMIVALRSLGIPSGYVSGFLRTIPPPGKERLAGADAMHAWVRVWCGKTVGWVELDPTNNIAAGTDHVVVAYGRDYSDVAPVIGMLKGYGSHTTVQAVDLIPIG; encoded by the coding sequence ATGCTATACGATCTGACACTGCACATGGGCTATGATTACGACGTGGCGGCGGCTGGCGGACGCCACATCCTGCGCATCATGCCGATCTCGCTGCCGGAGCGGCAAAGGCTGATTGCCGGTTCGATTTCCATCGAGCCGCAGCCGGATGAGCGTACCGGCTTTGCCGATTTTTTCGCGCATCCCACCACGACTTTCGCCTATCGCTCTTCCCATGACAAACTGGATATTCGCCTTCAGGCCCGTATCCAGGTGGATAGCCAGCCATTCACCGCGGATTTTTCGCCACTGCCCGAACGGCTTGCCGTCGAGCTTTTCGAATATTGGTCGCTGGAGCCAGCCTCCCCGCATCATTTCACCGGATCGAGCCCACGGCTGCCTGAAAACCCCGATATTGCCGCCTACGCCCGCTCCGTCGTGAAGCCCGGCATGACGGTGCGCCAGATTGCCGAACAGCTTTGCGCCCGCATCCACAAGGATTTCAAATACGACCCCAAGGCCACCACTGTCGATACCACCCCGAAACAGGCCTTCGCGCTGAAAAAGGGGGTCTGCCAGGATTTTTCCCATATCATGATCGTGGCATTGCGCAGCCTCGGCATTCCCTCGGGCTATGTCAGCGGCTTCCTGCGCACCATTCCGCCACCGGGCAAGGAACGGCTGGCCGGCGCCGACGCCATGCATGCCTGGGTCAGGGTCTGGTGCGGCAAGACCGTCGGCTGGGTCGAGCTTGACCCGACCAATAATATCGCCGCCGGCACCGACCATGTCGTCGTCGCCTATGGCCGAGACTATTCCGATGTCGCCCCTGTCATCGGCATGCTGAAAGGCTATGGCAGCCACACGACCGTCCAGGCGGTGGACCTCATTCCGATTGGCTGA
- a CDS encoding pilus assembly protein, whose amino-acid sequence MMVISALSPRLRACRLLASKARRSAALAIPLLRHTGGNFGMMTAVLLPVSIGVAGLAMDATETVQSRSALQNSVDAAALAAASAMSNGMSEADAIALAKSFLSSQLANTMARDENTSSVDQITQPEPDISVKTTQVNSSSTSYDVELTGSYTITMNALSRVLGWETVTLKAYGKAQAATTASESPLSMYLVLDRSGSMNDETTTTYTGTCTTTTTSGSGRNKKTTTTSYSCTKKYTKIESLKLAVADLASQLSKADPNSEYVRTGADSYNASADTAQAMSWGTANVVTYVNALSATGGTDARGALSAAYSALQTSNKTEINAHNVSSVSKIGRYIVFMTDGEMTGNSSSWNSSIDTAVRSQCTTIKADGIQIYTVAFMAPTNGKSLLSACASDASHYYEATDAASLVAAFGEIGKKATSTSTRLMN is encoded by the coding sequence ATGATGGTCATTTCGGCGCTTAGCCCTCGTTTGCGTGCCTGTCGTTTGCTCGCCTCGAAAGCACGGCGATCCGCCGCTTTGGCAATTCCCCTGCTGCGCCATACCGGCGGCAATTTCGGCATGATGACGGCGGTTCTCCTGCCGGTTTCCATCGGCGTGGCAGGTCTCGCGATGGATGCAACGGAGACGGTGCAATCGAGAAGCGCCCTGCAAAACTCGGTGGATGCAGCAGCCCTTGCTGCCGCCTCGGCAATGAGCAACGGCATGAGCGAGGCCGACGCCATTGCCCTTGCCAAGAGCTTCCTTTCCTCGCAGCTGGCCAATACCATGGCCAGAGACGAGAACACCAGTTCGGTGGACCAGATCACACAGCCGGAACCGGATATTTCCGTCAAGACCACCCAGGTCAACAGCTCATCGACCTCCTATGACGTAGAACTGACAGGTAGCTATACCATCACCATGAATGCGCTTTCGAGGGTTCTGGGATGGGAGACCGTGACGCTGAAAGCCTATGGCAAGGCTCAGGCCGCGACCACGGCCTCCGAGAGCCCGCTTTCGATGTATCTGGTGCTCGACCGATCAGGTTCGATGAACGACGAAACGACGACGACCTACACGGGGACCTGCACCACAACCACCACGTCTGGCTCTGGCCGCAACAAGAAAACCACGACGACGAGCTATAGCTGCACGAAAAAATACACGAAGATCGAGTCGCTGAAGCTGGCCGTCGCGGATCTGGCCTCACAGCTCAGCAAGGCCGATCCAAACAGTGAATATGTGCGCACCGGCGCCGATTCCTACAATGCCAGTGCCGATACTGCCCAGGCGATGAGTTGGGGAACCGCCAATGTGGTCACCTATGTCAATGCGTTGAGCGCTACCGGCGGCACCGATGCCAGGGGCGCACTGAGTGCGGCCTATAGCGCGCTGCAAACATCCAACAAGACAGAGATTAACGCTCATAATGTCTCGAGTGTCAGCAAGATTGGCCGTTACATCGTCTTCATGACGGACGGGGAAATGACCGGCAATAGCAGCAGCTGGAACTCCAGCATCGACACCGCCGTGCGCAGCCAATGCACAACCATCAAGGCCGATGGCATCCAGATCTATACGGTTGCCTTCATGGCGCCGACCAATGGCAAGTCGCTGCTCAGTGCCTGCGCCAGCGATGCCTCGCACTATTATGAGGCCACCGATGCGGCAAGCCTTGTCGCCGCCTTCGGGGAAATCGGCAAGAAAGCGACCTCCACCTCGACCCGCCTGATGAATTGA
- a CDS encoding glycogen/starch/alpha-glucan phosphorylase, with product MNETHPKADLPLPKPRVSNPETLAAEIIERLTYGIGKDAKVAKPHDWLTATILVVRDRIIDKWMESTRQTYATNAKRVYYLSLEFLIGRLMRDAMTNLGLVEEIKAALESLGVDLGVIAGLEPDAALGNGGLGRLAACFMESMATVNIPAYGYGIRYVHGLFRQQMADGWQVELPETWLAHGNPWEFERRESSYEVGFGGGVETASNGTSGEEIRHVWKPSERVIATAYDTPIVGWRGERINTLRLWSAQPIDPILLDAFNAGDHIGALRESNRAESLTRVLYPADATAAGQELRLRQEYFFCSASLQDIVRRHLQHGNALIDLPKKVAIQLNDTHPAVSVAELMRQLTDVHGMDFDTAWDVTRETFSYTNHTLLPEALESWPVPLFERLLPRHMQLVYAINAKCLVEARKQKNFTDVEITSLSLIDESGDRRVRMGNLAFMGSHSINGVSALHTELMKETVFATLHKLYPDRINNKTNGITPRRWLMQCNPGLTSLIREAIGDDFLDDAEKLTALDAFAKDSAFQQKFAAVKRANKEQLANLVASRMGIRLDPSAMFDIQIKRIHEYKRQLLNIIETVALYDQIRSHPERDWAPRVKLFAGKAAPSYHNAKLIIKLANDVARVINNDPSVRGLLKVVFIPNYNVSLAEVMVPAADLSEQISTAGMEASGTGNMKFALNGALTIGTLDGANVEMRDHVGEDNIFIFGMTAEEVGKVRAEGHTPRPIIERSRELSQALAAIASGVFSPDDRDRFSSLVDGLYNHDWFMVAADFDAYATAQRQVDAVWTDQPLWQSKAILNTARMGWFSSDRTIRQYTADIWRA from the coding sequence ATGAATGAAACTCATCCAAAGGCCGACCTCCCTCTTCCAAAGCCCCGCGTCTCCAATCCGGAAACGCTTGCCGCCGAAATCATCGAGCGGCTGACCTATGGTATCGGCAAGGACGCGAAGGTTGCCAAGCCTCATGACTGGCTGACCGCCACCATTCTGGTGGTGCGCGACCGCATCATCGACAAGTGGATGGAATCCACCCGCCAGACCTATGCCACCAATGCCAAGCGGGTCTATTATCTGTCGCTGGAGTTTCTGATTGGCCGGTTGATGCGCGATGCGATGACCAATCTCGGCCTGGTCGAGGAAATCAAGGCGGCGCTGGAATCGCTCGGCGTCGATCTTGGCGTCATTGCGGGCCTGGAGCCCGATGCGGCCTTGGGCAATGGCGGGCTTGGCCGTCTGGCCGCCTGTTTCATGGAAAGCATGGCGACGGTGAATATCCCGGCCTATGGCTACGGTATCCGCTACGTCCACGGCCTGTTTCGCCAGCAGATGGCCGATGGCTGGCAGGTGGAACTACCGGAGACGTGGCTGGCCCACGGCAACCCCTGGGAATTCGAGCGGCGCGAAAGCTCCTATGAAGTCGGCTTTGGCGGCGGCGTCGAGACCGCCTCCAACGGCACCAGCGGCGAGGAGATCCGCCATGTCTGGAAGCCGAGCGAGCGGGTGATTGCCACCGCCTATGACACGCCCATCGTCGGCTGGCGCGGCGAACGCATCAATACATTGCGTCTGTGGTCGGCCCAGCCGATTGACCCGATCCTGCTCGACGCCTTCAATGCTGGCGACCATATTGGTGCGTTGCGCGAAAGCAATCGGGCCGAAAGCCTGACCCGGGTGCTGTATCCCGCTGATGCCACTGCGGCTGGCCAGGAACTGCGGTTGCGGCAGGAATATTTCTTCTGCTCGGCCTCGCTTCAGGACATCGTTCGGCGTCATCTCCAGCACGGCAATGCGCTGATCGACCTGCCGAAAAAGGTGGCGATCCAGCTGAACGACACCCATCCTGCCGTCTCTGTCGCTGAACTGATGCGGCAATTGACCGATGTCCATGGCATGGATTTCGATACCGCCTGGGACGTGACCCGCGAAACCTTCTCCTATACCAACCACACGCTTTTGCCCGAAGCGCTGGAAAGCTGGCCGGTGCCGCTGTTCGAGCGGCTGTTGCCGCGCCACATGCAGCTGGTCTACGCGATCAATGCCAAATGCCTGGTGGAAGCGCGCAAGCAGAAGAATTTCACCGACGTGGAAATCACCAGCCTGTCGCTGATCGATGAAAGCGGCGACCGCCGGGTGCGGATGGGCAATCTGGCCTTCATGGGCTCCCATTCGATCAACGGCGTCTCGGCCCTGCATACCGAGCTGATGAAGGAAACGGTGTTCGCCACCCTGCACAAGCTCTACCCGGACCGGATCAACAACAAGACCAATGGCATCACACCGCGCCGCTGGCTGATGCAGTGCAATCCCGGCCTGACCTCGCTGATCCGCGAAGCGATCGGCGACGACTTCCTTGACGACGCCGAAAAGCTGACCGCGCTGGATGCCTTTGCCAAGGACAGCGCCTTCCAGCAGAAATTTGCCGCCGTCAAGCGGGCCAACAAGGAGCAGCTGGCCAATCTGGTCGCCAGCCGCATGGGCATCCGGCTCGATCCCTCGGCGATGTTCGACATCCAGATCAAGCGCATCCACGAATACAAGCGCCAGCTCTTGAACATCATCGAGACCGTGGCGCTCTACGACCAGATCCGCTCGCATCCGGAACGAGACTGGGCGCCCCGCGTCAAGCTGTTCGCTGGCAAGGCCGCACCGAGCTATCACAATGCCAAGCTGATCATCAAACTGGCCAATGACGTGGCACGGGTCATCAACAACGACCCCTCGGTGCGCGGCCTGCTTAAAGTGGTGTTCATTCCCAATTACAATGTGTCGCTGGCCGAGGTCATGGTGCCGGCTGCCGATCTCTCCGAACAAATTTCGACTGCGGGCATGGAAGCATCCGGAACCGGGAACATGAAGTTCGCGTTAAACGGTGCGCTGACCATCGGCACCCTTGATGGGGCCAATGTGGAAATGCGCGATCACGTCGGAGAAGACAATATCTTTATCTTTGGAATGACTGCGGAAGAGGTCGGCAAGGTGCGTGCCGAAGGGCACACCCCGCGCCCGATCATCGAACGGTCGCGCGAACTGTCACAGGCGCTGGCCGCCATTGCGTCCGGCGTGTTCTCGCCTGACGATCGGGACCGGTTCTCCAGCCTGGTGGATGGGCTCTATAACCATGATTGGTTCATGGTGGCTGCCGATTTCGATGCCTATGCCACAGCCCAACGTCAGGTGGACGCGGTCTGGACCGACCAGCCCCTCTGGCAATCCAAAGCCATTCTGAATACGGCCCGCATGGGTTGGTTCTCCTCCGACCGGACGATCAGACAGTATACGGCCGACATCTGGAGAGCCTGA